From a region of the Panicum virgatum strain AP13 chromosome 2K, P.virgatum_v5, whole genome shotgun sequence genome:
- the LOC120695250 gene encoding uncharacterized protein LOC120695250, which produces MAEKYITYSLRRQIGDWKAEWFYIDNHAPALPERTPGPPKPRHECPGPAPKKRRVVEERAPVATTRSDMAESSRRAGGAGSQPSEEEMANRSYLKSQKLKVTETGRQNVALLEAENAALKKDKAALEQRVRMLKDVIQKNRGSTEEHQKELQELQVAARTVVEFVDSADESDGNLANRL; this is translated from the exons ATGGCGGAGAAGTATATCACGTATTCTTTGCGCCGTCAGATTGGGGATTGGAAAGCGGAGTGGTTTTATATCGATAACCATGCTCCTGCTCTTCCGGAGAGGACTCCTGGACCTCCGAAGCCACGTCATGAATG TCCTGGTCCTGCGCCTAAGAAGAGGCGAGTGGTCGAGGAGAGGGCTCCTGTTGCTACCACTCGTTCTGATATGGCAGAGTCTTCGAGAAGGGCTGGTGGGGCGGGATCGCAGCCTTCAGAGGAG GAAATGGCCAATCGGTCATATCTGAAGTCTCAGAAGCTGAAAGTGACTGAGACAGGTCGCCAGAATGTCGCTCTGCTGGAGGCAGAAAATGCTGCTTTGAAGAAGGATAAAGCCGCGCTCGAGCAGAGGGTCAGGATGCTAAAGGATGTGATCCAGAAGAACCGAG GCAGTACTGAGGAGCACCAGAAGGAGTTGCAAGAACTTCAGGTGGCAGCTCGCACTGTGGTTGAGTTTGTAGATTCCGCCGATGAGTCTGATGGCAATTTGGCTAATCGGCTGTAG